One stretch of Lacimicrobium alkaliphilum DNA includes these proteins:
- the glnL gene encoding nitrogen regulation protein NR(II), which yields MTTWSAQNLVSNLSVGILVVDESLKVCFANAAAESFFEQSCNQLQGQPLNKILLYSSLETARLQKAIRYRDSFSDGEVQLTFADGRHSLAEITATSIEKEGNSYLLLEIKQIDNLKRISQENQQWAQQQAARDLVRGLAHEIKNPLGGLRGAAQLLEKELADDELREYTGLIIEQSDRLRNLVDRLLGPNQPPRFRWHNLHKVLEKIRTLLSLDDIADIELYRDYDPSIPEVWIDDEKIQQAVLNIARNAVQALKGKGRIDFITRIERQVTIHGKRYPLCARIRIIDNGPGIPEQLKDTLFYPMTTGNQDGTGLGLSIAQTLIDHHRGKIEVDSWPGHTEFTIYLPIDKKEPA from the coding sequence GTGACTACCTGGTCAGCACAAAATCTGGTGAGCAATCTGTCAGTAGGCATACTGGTTGTAGATGAGTCCCTGAAGGTTTGCTTTGCTAATGCTGCGGCGGAGTCGTTTTTCGAGCAGAGCTGTAATCAGCTCCAGGGGCAGCCGCTGAACAAAATCCTCCTTTATTCGAGTCTGGAAACGGCGCGCTTACAAAAGGCCATACGTTATCGGGACAGCTTTTCCGATGGCGAAGTGCAACTGACCTTTGCCGATGGTCGTCACAGCCTGGCCGAAATCACCGCTACCAGCATCGAAAAAGAAGGCAACAGCTATTTGCTGCTGGAAATAAAGCAGATCGACAACCTTAAACGCATCAGCCAGGAAAATCAGCAGTGGGCCCAGCAGCAGGCGGCCCGCGATCTGGTGCGGGGATTGGCACATGAGATCAAAAATCCGTTGGGTGGTTTGCGGGGGGCGGCGCAACTACTGGAAAAAGAACTCGCCGATGACGAATTGCGGGAATATACCGGGCTGATTATCGAGCAGTCCGACCGGCTCCGGAATCTGGTAGACAGGTTGCTGGGCCCCAACCAGCCGCCGCGGTTCAGATGGCACAACCTGCATAAGGTGCTGGAAAAGATTCGTACCCTTTTAAGCCTGGATGATATCGCCGATATTGAGTTATACCGTGATTACGACCCCAGTATTCCGGAGGTGTGGATAGACGATGAAAAGATCCAGCAGGCCGTACTGAATATCGCCCGTAATGCGGTACAGGCGCTGAAAGGCAAGGGGCGTATCGATTTTATCACCCGGATCGAAAGGCAGGTGACTATCCATGGCAAACGCTATCCGCTGTGTGCCCGCATCCGCATTATCGATAACGGCCCCGGTATTCCCGAGCAATTAAAAGATACGCTGTTTTACCCCATGACAACCGGCAATCAGGACGGTACCGGTCTGGGCCTGTCGATAGCCCAGACCCTGATTGACCATCATCGGGGCAAGATCGAAGTGGACAGCTGGCCTGGCCATACCGAATTTACCATTTACCTGCCAATAGATAAGAAGGAGCCAGCCTGA
- the glnG gene encoding nitrogen regulation protein NR(I): MSAAPVWIVDDDSSIRWVLQKALKSADIECYSFDNPEDLLLQLNAEQPPQVIVSDIRMPQMDGMELLQEVHKQFANMPVIIMTAHSDLDSAVNAYQSGAFEYLPKPFDIDDAVNLVKRALSHAREQLKQQLHQEPAIATEIIGEAPAMQEVFRAIGRLSRSSISVLINGESGTGKELVAQALHRHSPRSKESFIALNMAAIPTDLIESELFGHEKGAFTGAQTTRQGRFEQANGGTLFLDEIGDMPLDVQTRLLRVLADGQFYRVGGHSPVTVDVRIIAATHQNLEQRVAQGKFREDLFHRLNVIRIHIPRLSERREDIPLLAGHFLIKAAKELEVESKVMGKETRQILSQLPWPGNVRQLENLCRWLTVMASGQEIIPADLPPELYEQPLSREEQQHGSNWQSLLSHWADKQLQAGEQDILNEAQRLMEKILLERALHYTHGHKQDAAKKLGWGRNTLTRKLKELDVQ; the protein is encoded by the coding sequence ATGAGTGCTGCACCGGTTTGGATAGTCGACGATGACAGCTCGATCCGCTGGGTATTACAAAAAGCCCTGAAAAGCGCCGATATTGAATGCTACAGCTTCGATAACCCGGAGGACTTACTGTTGCAGCTCAATGCTGAGCAACCCCCGCAGGTAATTGTATCGGATATCCGTATGCCGCAGATGGACGGCATGGAGCTTTTGCAGGAGGTACACAAGCAGTTTGCCAACATGCCGGTGATTATTATGACCGCACACTCTGATCTGGATAGTGCGGTGAACGCTTACCAAAGCGGGGCCTTTGAATATCTGCCCAAACCCTTTGATATCGATGACGCGGTCAATCTGGTGAAAAGGGCGTTGTCTCATGCCCGCGAACAGCTAAAGCAACAATTGCATCAGGAACCGGCCATCGCCACCGAAATCATCGGCGAAGCCCCCGCCATGCAGGAGGTATTTCGCGCTATCGGCAGGCTGTCACGTTCCAGTATCAGTGTGCTGATCAACGGTGAGTCCGGTACAGGTAAAGAGCTGGTGGCACAGGCGTTACACCGGCATAGTCCGCGCTCAAAAGAGTCTTTTATTGCCCTGAATATGGCGGCTATTCCCACGGACTTGATTGAATCGGAACTCTTTGGTCATGAGAAGGGCGCTTTTACCGGCGCCCAGACCACCCGTCAGGGGCGTTTCGAACAGGCCAATGGCGGTACCCTGTTTCTGGATGAAATCGGCGATATGCCGCTGGATGTTCAGACCCGCTTGTTGCGGGTTCTGGCTGACGGCCAGTTTTACCGGGTCGGCGGCCATAGCCCGGTAACCGTAGATGTACGTATTATTGCCGCAACACACCAGAACCTGGAGCAGCGTGTGGCCCAGGGTAAATTCCGGGAAGACTTGTTTCACCGCCTCAACGTGATCCGTATTCATATTCCCCGCTTGTCGGAGCGGCGTGAGGATATTCCGTTGCTGGCCGGCCATTTTCTGATAAAGGCGGCAAAGGAGCTGGAGGTGGAAAGTAAGGTGATGGGTAAGGAAACCCGCCAGATCTTAAGCCAGTTGCCCTGGCCCGGTAACGTCAGGCAACTTGAAAACCTGTGCCGCTGGCTGACGGTAATGGCCAGTGGCCAGGAAATTATTCCGGCAGATTTACCGCCTGAGCTTTATGAACAGCCACTGAGCAGGGAAGAACAGCAACATGGCAGTAACTGGCAATCATTGCTCAGCCATTGGGCGGATAAACAGTTACAGGCCGGAGAGCAGGATATTCTCAACGAGGCACAGCGGCTGATGGAAAAAATCCTGCTGGAGCGGGCCCTGCATTATACCCATGGCCATAAACAGGATGCGGCCAAAAAGCTCGGTTGGGGCCGTAATACCCTGACCCGCAAACTCAAAGAACTGGATGTGCAATAG
- the glpK gene encoding glycerol kinase GlpK — protein MSRYLLGIDQGTTSSRAILLNPQGQIVDMVQQEFPQHYPQSGWVEHCPEDLWLSILYCCTTLLSRHKLSGKDIIGLGISNQRETTLVWDKETGEPVYNAIVWQDRRTAAYCQQLSEDDPKLEQRLQAKTGLLLDPYFCASKIHWILKHVSGAREKASQGRLLFGTVETYLLWKLTGGERHCTDASNASRTLLFDIHTQQWDEELLVLFDIPRSILPEVCDNAADFGCTRPELLGEPVPVLAMAGDQQAALIGQCCFESGMAKSTYGTGCFLMLNTGKQALQSQNRLLTTVAYRLKGEVTYALEGSIFMAGATIQWLRDGLKLIQQAGESEALAKEADIDHGVLLVPAFTGLGAPYWDPDARGAILGLTRDTGIREIVSAGLQAVCYQSKDLQKSMQADGVRPTDWRVDGGMVANDWLMQFLADMLGANVRRSSIAETTALGVAYLAGLQAGVFKSLEQIATLWQQDKLFTPKMAKAERDRLYASWQQGVKRIQTRD, from the coding sequence ATGAGCCGTTATTTGCTGGGTATCGACCAGGGCACCACCAGTTCAAGAGCCATATTGCTGAACCCACAGGGACAGATAGTGGATATGGTGCAACAGGAGTTTCCTCAGCACTATCCTCAATCAGGCTGGGTTGAACACTGCCCCGAAGATCTCTGGCTAAGCATACTGTATTGCTGCACCACGCTGCTATCCCGCCACAAGCTGAGTGGCAAGGACATTATTGGCCTTGGTATCAGCAACCAGCGCGAAACCACCCTGGTCTGGGACAAGGAGACCGGTGAGCCGGTATACAATGCCATAGTCTGGCAGGATCGGCGTACCGCTGCCTATTGCCAACAACTTTCTGAAGATGATCCAAAGCTGGAGCAGCGGTTGCAGGCTAAAACCGGGCTGCTGCTGGACCCGTATTTTTGTGCCAGCAAGATTCACTGGATCCTGAAGCATGTCAGTGGCGCCCGTGAGAAAGCCAGCCAGGGCAGATTGCTGTTTGGCACTGTAGAAACGTATCTATTGTGGAAGCTTACCGGTGGCGAGCGCCACTGCACCGATGCCAGCAATGCCTCGCGGACCCTGCTGTTTGATATTCATACCCAGCAATGGGATGAAGAATTATTAGTCTTGTTTGATATCCCCCGCAGTATATTGCCAGAGGTGTGTGACAATGCTGCCGATTTTGGTTGCACCCGGCCAGAGCTGTTAGGTGAGCCGGTACCGGTTCTGGCCATGGCCGGTGATCAGCAGGCGGCGTTAATAGGCCAGTGCTGCTTTGAATCCGGTATGGCCAAAAGCACTTATGGTACCGGCTGTTTTCTGATGCTTAATACCGGCAAACAGGCCCTGCAGTCACAAAACCGCTTGCTGACAACTGTTGCATATCGCTTAAAGGGTGAAGTGACCTATGCCCTTGAAGGCAGTATTTTTATGGCCGGGGCGACCATTCAGTGGCTACGTGACGGCCTTAAGCTGATTCAGCAGGCCGGAGAATCCGAGGCCCTGGCCAAAGAAGCGGATATTGATCATGGTGTGCTATTGGTGCCGGCGTTTACCGGCCTCGGCGCACCTTACTGGGATCCCGATGCCAGGGGGGCCATTTTAGGGCTGACCAGAGATACCGGGATCAGAGAAATTGTCAGTGCAGGGTTGCAGGCGGTATGTTACCAGAGCAAGGACTTACAGAAATCTATGCAGGCCGATGGGGTGAGGCCAACAGACTGGCGGGTGGATGGCGGCATGGTGGCCAATGACTGGCTGATGCAGTTTCTCGCCGATATGCTCGGTGCCAATGTCAGGCGCAGCAGTATAGCGGAAACCACCGCGCTGGGGGTGGCCTATCTGGCCGGGCTTCAGGCCGGAGTGTTTAAATCACTCGAACAAATCGCGACCCTCTGGCAGCAGGATAAACTCTTTACCCCGAAAATGGCTAAAGCCGAACGTGACAGACTCTATGCCAGCTGGCAGCAGGGTGTAAAGCGAATTCAGACCAGGGACTGA
- a CDS encoding TonB-dependent siderophore receptor — MTPTGPRTFTPSRLNTALSLALLSVCSLPLANAQEQNEQQSVERLEVRGSRLDKASTATGLPLTLRKTPQSVSIIGSEFIDSFALESIADIMTFAPGLQAQRAETDRYFFRARGNDITNFQFDGVPVNYNSFFNDAVTDTIIFERVEVVRGATGLLTGAGEPSAAINLIRKRPKAEGGGYINARLGSWNQRRLELDHSLSLSEDGAVNARVAGAYEQGDSYVDLAEKDDLQLYGVITADLSTQTRLTVGLDHSRRNPKGSTWGALPLFYADGSPADDLPVSTTTAANWTKWERDGTNAFAAIEHAFDNGWDVHAELERREGEMDGHLLYVFGLPDKETGLGMGTSPLIYQSKREQDALRVMASGPFSALGREHNLTAGLLYSQQDISSDSFSALEAVPVGNFLEWDGSAAKPPFTEEPSSSGSETITQKGGYLAAQFNLHDQFNLILGSRLSDYEVEGATGNYEHGSVTTPYAGLVYDLTDMISAYVSYTEIFQPQDAKDINSRRLDPVEGSNAEIGVKGDFFGQALTASFALFKVEKDNVAILDPNFTEPLPDGSFPYIAVKGARNKGYELEVNGNPNDQLDLYFSFTHSESEQANGSPFKTYLPEDMIRLSGLYRISDQIKVGANINWQSEMVNPGVGPNGESARQDAYTLVNLMASYDISEQLQAQINLNNALDKKYYSSIDFYNQGFWGPERNLQVSLRYSW; from the coding sequence ATGACCCCAACCGGACCACGCACGTTCACCCCTTCGCGACTCAACACGGCACTGTCTCTGGCATTGCTGTCCGTCTGCAGCCTGCCACTCGCCAACGCACAGGAACAAAATGAACAACAGTCTGTCGAGCGCCTGGAAGTGCGGGGCAGCCGTCTGGATAAGGCCAGTACGGCCACAGGTTTACCGTTGACCCTGCGCAAGACCCCACAATCGGTATCCATTATCGGTAGTGAATTTATCGACAGTTTCGCGCTTGAGAGTATCGCCGATATTATGACCTTCGCACCGGGGCTTCAGGCCCAGCGGGCCGAAACTGACCGCTATTTTTTCCGCGCCCGGGGCAATGACATCACTAACTTCCAGTTCGATGGTGTACCGGTTAATTACAACAGTTTCTTCAACGATGCGGTCACCGACACCATCATTTTCGAGCGGGTCGAAGTGGTACGCGGTGCAACCGGCCTGCTCACGGGAGCGGGTGAACCCTCGGCCGCCATCAACCTGATCCGCAAACGCCCCAAAGCCGAAGGCGGCGGATATATCAATGCCCGTCTCGGTTCCTGGAACCAGCGGCGTCTGGAGCTGGATCACTCTCTTTCATTGTCCGAAGACGGGGCGGTCAATGCCCGTGTTGCCGGCGCCTATGAACAGGGTGACAGCTACGTGGATCTGGCTGAAAAAGACGATCTGCAACTCTATGGCGTGATCACAGCCGATCTCAGCACCCAGACCCGACTCACTGTGGGTCTGGATCACAGCCGCCGCAATCCGAAGGGCTCAACCTGGGGTGCCCTGCCATTGTTTTATGCCGACGGCAGCCCGGCCGACGATTTACCTGTGTCCACCACCACTGCGGCTAACTGGACAAAGTGGGAGCGGGACGGCACCAATGCCTTTGCTGCGATCGAACATGCCTTTGATAACGGCTGGGATGTGCATGCCGAGCTGGAGCGCCGTGAAGGCGAAATGGATGGCCACCTGCTCTATGTGTTCGGCCTGCCGGATAAAGAGACAGGCCTGGGCATGGGCACCAGCCCGCTGATTTACCAGTCAAAGCGCGAACAGGATGCGTTACGTGTCATGGCCTCCGGTCCCTTCTCTGCTCTGGGCCGCGAGCATAACCTCACCGCAGGTTTACTTTATTCGCAGCAGGACATCAGCTCCGATTCATTCAGCGCTCTGGAGGCCGTACCTGTAGGCAACTTTCTGGAATGGGACGGCAGTGCAGCCAAACCGCCGTTTACTGAAGAACCCTCGAGCTCAGGTTCTGAGACCATCACTCAAAAAGGCGGCTACCTTGCCGCGCAGTTCAATCTGCATGATCAGTTCAATCTGATCCTCGGCAGCCGTCTCAGCGATTATGAAGTAGAGGGTGCAACAGGCAATTACGAACACGGCAGCGTCACCACCCCTTACGCCGGGCTGGTGTACGATCTTACTGATATGATTTCTGCCTATGTCAGCTATACCGAGATTTTTCAGCCTCAGGATGCCAAAGACATCAACAGCAGACGGCTGGATCCGGTTGAGGGCAGCAATGCCGAAATCGGCGTCAAAGGAGATTTCTTCGGCCAGGCGCTGACCGCCAGTTTTGCCCTGTTTAAAGTGGAAAAAGACAATGTTGCCATACTCGATCCCAACTTCACTGAGCCTTTACCCGATGGCAGCTTCCCCTATATTGCCGTCAAAGGTGCCCGGAACAAAGGCTATGAGCTGGAAGTCAACGGTAATCCCAATGACCAGCTGGATCTGTATTTCAGCTTTACCCACAGTGAATCTGAGCAGGCCAATGGCAGTCCTTTTAAAACCTACCTGCCTGAAGATATGATAAGGCTCAGTGGCCTGTACCGGATTAGCGACCAGATAAAAGTTGGTGCCAATATCAACTGGCAGAGTGAAATGGTGAACCCTGGCGTGGGCCCCAACGGCGAGAGTGCCCGACAGGATGCCTATACCCTGGTCAACCTGATGGCCAGCTATGACATCAGTGAACAGTTACAGGCGCAAATCAACCTCAACAATGCGCTGGATAAAAAATACTACTCCAGCATAGATTTCTATAATCAGGGTTTCTGGGGTCCGGAGCGTAATCTGCAGGTCAGCCTGCGTTATAGCTGGTAA
- a CDS encoding PepSY-associated TM helix domain-containing protein encodes MSQRFWFRLHGWFSLPIWLIFCFVCITGTIAVFSHELTWLTNPNARASNPDNLPAKPVAELVERVEQAYPGADVSTVMTFEPYLVNAVVFTDADKPYAIAYVNQYSGEIQQINQDITFINFMRSLHGWLLFPWQSSYSLGYYLVSAMSIVMLGALVTGLVIYKNFWRAFTRPKIRVTQGRKTLLTDLHRLAGVWSIWFLMLMSLTGLWYLTQQIFWHADIDIEPHAPLVEARQLPVTGQQAPAMISFSEAMDVARQHYPDFKGAYLMMPEHNRDMYKLMGGGDHIFYDQYSYRLSINPWTGELAEAIEPANMTALQTLSHIADPLHYGTIGGIWTKIIWFIFGLILSGMSITGFMIWGSRTVRASRQRRAKVQGQTLAEGMN; translated from the coding sequence ATGAGTCAACGTTTCTGGTTCAGGCTGCATGGCTGGTTTTCCCTGCCGATCTGGCTGATATTCTGTTTTGTGTGCATCACAGGCACCATCGCCGTATTCAGTCACGAGCTGACCTGGCTGACCAACCCCAATGCCCGCGCCAGCAACCCGGATAATCTGCCGGCCAAGCCTGTGGCGGAATTGGTTGAGCGGGTTGAGCAGGCCTACCCAGGCGCCGATGTGAGCACGGTAATGACCTTTGAACCCTATCTGGTCAACGCGGTGGTTTTTACCGATGCTGACAAACCTTATGCTATCGCCTATGTGAATCAGTACAGCGGTGAGATCCAGCAAATTAACCAGGACATCACCTTTATCAATTTTATGCGTTCTTTACATGGCTGGTTGTTGTTTCCCTGGCAAAGTAGCTACAGCCTGGGCTACTACCTGGTATCAGCCATGAGTATTGTGATGCTGGGTGCGCTGGTAACCGGGCTGGTGATATATAAAAACTTCTGGCGTGCTTTTACCCGCCCCAAAATACGTGTTACTCAGGGTCGTAAGACACTGCTCACCGATTTGCACCGGCTGGCTGGTGTCTGGTCTATCTGGTTCCTGATGCTGATGAGTCTGACCGGTTTATGGTACCTGACCCAGCAAATTTTCTGGCATGCGGATATCGATATCGAGCCCCATGCTCCGCTGGTAGAGGCCCGCCAGCTGCCTGTAACCGGCCAGCAGGCACCGGCTATGATCAGTTTCTCCGAAGCCATGGATGTTGCCAGGCAGCACTATCCTGACTTCAAGGGCGCTTATCTGATGATGCCAGAGCATAACCGCGATATGTATAAACTGATGGGGGGTGGCGATCATATCTTTTATGATCAGTATTCATACCGCCTCTCCATCAATCCCTGGACCGGAGAGCTTGCAGAGGCCATTGAACCGGCCAATATGACGGCATTGCAAACCCTTTCGCATATCGCCGACCCGCTGCATTACGGCACTATTGGCGGTATCTGGACCAAGATTATCTGGTTTATATTCGGTCTGATCCTCTCTGGCATGTCGATCACCGGCTTTATGATTTGGGGCAGTCGTACGGTACGTGCCTCACGTCAGCGCCGGGCAAAAGTGCAGGGGCAAACTCTGGCTGAGGGGATGAACTGA
- a CDS encoding SOS response-associated peptidase family protein, whose protein sequence is MCGRLNVIDDPGVRELCDQLDIALWPAQGQLFSRFIRAAQPVSVVRQIQGKRCMQNAIWWLLLEPTIEGFKPSRFASFNTRFDKLDVPSSAGFHAYRHSRCIIPVKGFGETEYQNGKPVHYYDLEAAPGEALALGGLCREWHHHGTGQHMLSCSVITLPPHPKLVDIHVKSMPLILPQQDDTLSLWLDESVTSTDIFSDLLAPQIPAKLIVTPIDKPASYQPIADPFLVEED, encoded by the coding sequence ATGTGCGGCAGACTCAATGTAATCGACGATCCTGGTGTCAGAGAACTCTGTGATCAGCTCGACATAGCGCTGTGGCCTGCACAGGGGCAACTATTCAGCCGTTTTATTCGTGCTGCGCAGCCGGTATCTGTAGTGCGACAAATCCAGGGCAAACGCTGCATGCAAAACGCTATTTGGTGGTTGTTACTGGAGCCGACAATTGAGGGGTTTAAGCCTTCCCGCTTTGCCAGTTTTAATACCCGTTTCGATAAACTGGATGTTCCCAGTAGCGCAGGATTCCATGCTTACCGTCATAGCCGTTGTATCATTCCTGTAAAAGGCTTTGGTGAAACCGAGTACCAGAATGGCAAGCCTGTTCATTACTATGATCTGGAAGCGGCGCCTGGTGAAGCGCTTGCTCTGGGGGGGTTGTGCAGGGAGTGGCATCATCACGGAACGGGTCAGCACATGCTTTCCTGTTCCGTGATTACGCTACCACCACATCCTAAACTGGTGGATATTCATGTTAAATCCATGCCACTGATTCTGCCGCAGCAAGATGACACGCTGTCACTCTGGCTGGATGAAAGTGTTACCAGTACTGACATTTTCAGTGACTTGTTAGCCCCGCAAATTCCGGCGAAACTGATCGTTACCCCAATCGATAAGCCGGCTTCATATCAACCTATAGCTGATCCATTTCTGGTAGAAGAGGATTGA
- a CDS encoding VOC family protein translates to MQKVTGMGGLFFRAKDPKSLAAWYERNLGITRVPQDYDTQPWQQSAGPTVFAPFSRDTDYFGRPEQMWMINFRVTDLSAMVKQLESAGIPVEVDPESYPNGRFARLYDPEGNPIELWQPEQSG, encoded by the coding sequence ATGCAAAAAGTAACCGGAATGGGTGGTCTCTTTTTTCGCGCCAAAGACCCCAAATCCCTGGCCGCCTGGTATGAGCGCAACCTGGGCATTACTCGGGTTCCACAGGATTATGATACTCAACCCTGGCAGCAAAGCGCGGGGCCAACCGTATTTGCACCATTTTCCAGAGACACCGATTATTTTGGCCGCCCAGAGCAAATGTGGATGATCAACTTTCGTGTGACTGACCTTAGTGCCATGGTTAAGCAACTGGAGAGCGCCGGTATTCCGGTGGAAGTCGATCCTGAGTCTTATCCCAATGGCCGCTTTGCCCGCCTGTACGACCCTGAAGGCAACCCGATAGAGCTCTGGCAACCTGAGCAATCCGGCTAA
- a CDS encoding discoidin domain-containing protein, translating to MMKKIAATLALLTPIAGPAAEDSVQEYAGKVTDLMITKTGNVLVGVNQDDDNVLACQEGDWPLIFQSDSGVGQNWLDFLMLARNTNQKIRIGYLPAHSSRCAVEYVAATAADGYGDGSDPIGGEDDKLIETGIYGNIALIDSNGLTQASFTASSYYRDDVPAAAFDGHTWSDKVNEDAGQKINRGLWLLRREENKDAWIQVDFGQKANISGMRIILNEKASQLGRGPRDVVVQVSNDGENFADHESFRLSNIADQTGSFNSAIEARYLRLQILNNFGDANYIEIDELELYQKQ from the coding sequence ATGATGAAAAAAATTGCAGCAACACTGGCTCTGTTAACGCCAATTGCCGGGCCTGCGGCAGAGGATTCTGTTCAGGAATATGCAGGTAAGGTCACCGACCTGATGATCACTAAAACCGGTAATGTTCTGGTCGGCGTGAATCAGGATGACGATAACGTGCTGGCTTGTCAGGAAGGTGACTGGCCGCTGATTTTCCAGTCAGATTCCGGTGTCGGTCAGAACTGGCTGGATTTTCTGATGCTGGCACGTAATACCAATCAGAAAATCCGCATCGGCTATTTGCCCGCCCATAGCAGCCGGTGCGCCGTGGAATACGTGGCGGCAACCGCTGCAGATGGCTACGGTGATGGTTCTGATCCTATCGGTGGTGAGGATGACAAACTGATCGAAACCGGCATTTACGGTAATATCGCCCTGATTGACAGTAACGGCCTCACTCAGGCCAGTTTCACAGCCAGCAGTTATTACCGGGATGACGTTCCTGCTGCTGCATTCGATGGCCATACCTGGTCTGACAAAGTGAATGAAGACGCCGGGCAGAAAATTAATCGTGGCTTGTGGTTGTTGCGAAGGGAAGAAAACAAGGATGCCTGGATCCAGGTCGATTTCGGTCAGAAAGCCAACATTTCAGGTATGCGTATCATACTCAACGAAAAAGCCTCACAGCTGGGCAGAGGGCCAAGAGATGTAGTTGTGCAGGTATCCAATGACGGCGAAAACTTCGCTGATCATGAGTCCTTCAGGCTGTCTAATATCGCCGACCAAACCGGTAGCTTCAATTCTGCGATTGAGGCCAGATACCTGCGCCTGCAGATACTCAACAATTTCGGTGATGCTAACTATATCGAAATTGACGAACTGGAACTTTACCAAAAACAGTAA
- a CDS encoding aminotransferase class V-fold PLP-dependent enzyme, with amino-acid sequence MSQSEQHFERFRNQIIGQDLEYQLGGASRHILYADWTASGRLYAPVEQYLTHQLGPYVANTHTQTNLTGSTMTHLYHEAQQVIKRHVNADENDALICAGSGMTTVINKLQRMMGLRLPQHARAEINEEQKPVVFVTHMEHHSNQTTWNTCQVTVEVINRGDDGKPCAEHLQQLLTKYRSRAVKIGSFTACSNVTGIKTDYHALAKIMHRHGGICFVDFACSAPYVDIDMHPGDPEQKLDAVFFSPHKFLGGPGSSGVLIFDKTLYTSQYPDQPGGGTVSWTNPWGQQGFYDDIEIREDGGTPGFLQAIRVALAIQVKEAMGTAAMLRREAELTQILMDGLAAIPGVCVLEENIRDRLCIVSFYVTDLHYNLMVRLLNDKFGIQVRGGCSCAGTYGHILLQVDKIQSESITSKIDQGDLSEKPGWVRISLHPTNTNEEAGYIVDAVAQVVKNASRWAEDYQFAPHLGDFITKQQTRLPSLTEFSSLPATPENTGAIMKPTGTQRWLKRLVASLSEKSTG; translated from the coding sequence ATGAGTCAGTCAGAACAGCACTTCGAAAGATTCAGAAATCAGATTATCGGCCAGGATCTGGAATACCAGCTGGGTGGTGCATCCCGGCATATCCTTTATGCAGACTGGACAGCCAGCGGCCGTCTGTATGCGCCTGTTGAACAATATCTTACCCATCAGCTCGGCCCCTATGTGGCCAACACTCATACCCAGACCAATCTGACCGGCTCAACCATGACCCATCTGTATCATGAGGCACAGCAAGTTATTAAACGTCATGTCAATGCAGACGAGAATGATGCCCTGATCTGTGCCGGTTCCGGCATGACCACGGTGATCAATAAGCTGCAGCGGATGATGGGGTTGAGATTACCGCAACATGCCCGGGCAGAGATTAACGAAGAGCAAAAACCGGTCGTGTTTGTGACCCATATGGAACATCACTCCAATCAGACCACCTGGAATACCTGCCAGGTCACCGTCGAAGTAATAAACAGAGGAGATGACGGCAAACCCTGTGCTGAACACCTGCAACAACTGCTCACAAAATACCGCAGCAGAGCCGTGAAAATCGGTTCATTTACCGCCTGCAGCAATGTCACAGGAATCAAGACCGACTATCACGCCCTGGCGAAAATTATGCACCGACACGGCGGTATCTGCTTTGTGGATTTTGCCTGCTCGGCGCCTTATGTGGATATTGATATGCACCCTGGGGATCCGGAACAGAAGCTGGATGCGGTGTTCTTCTCTCCACACAAGTTCCTGGGTGGCCCCGGCAGTAGTGGAGTTCTGATCTTTGATAAAACCCTCTACACCAGCCAGTATCCGGATCAACCCGGCGGTGGCACAGTGAGCTGGACCAACCCCTGGGGGCAGCAGGGCTTTTACGATGATATCGAAATCAGAGAAGACGGTGGCACCCCGGGTTTTCTGCAAGCTATCCGGGTAGCGCTGGCAATTCAGGTGAAAGAAGCCATGGGCACTGCGGCGATGCTGAGACGGGAGGCAGAACTGACGCAGATACTGATGGACGGTCTGGCGGCCATTCCCGGTGTCTGTGTGCTGGAAGAAAACATCAGAGACCGGCTGTGCATCGTGTCTTTTTACGTGACAGATCTGCATTACAATCTGATGGTCAGATTGCTGAATGACAAATTCGGCATCCAGGTTCGCGGCGGATGTAGCTGCGCCGGTACTTATGGCCATATTCTGCTGCAAGTCGACAAGATACAGTCCGAGTCCATTACCAGTAAGATCGATCAGGGTGATTTGTCAGAAAAACCCGGCTGGGTGAGAATCTCTCTGCATCCCACCAATACGAACGAAGAAGCCGGTTATATTGTCGATGCGGTGGCGCAAGTGGTCAAAAATGCCTCACGCTGGGCTGAAGATTATCAGTTTGCTCCGCATCTGGGCGATTTCATCACCAAACAGCAGACCAGATTGCCATCGCTGACCGAGTTTTCCTCATTGCCAGCAACACCTGAAAACACCGGCGCGATAATGAAGCCAACAGGAACACAACGCTGGCTTAAGCGCCTGGTCGCCAGTCTGAGCGAGAAAAGCACGGGTTAA